AAGGAGATCCATGCGTCCCTCAACAGTTTATATGGGACCAGTGGCGGAGGcagaaattatttttgatgGGGGCAAAGACatcaaactaaaatatttagaatgGGGGCATATAGATTAGTGCTAATAATTACACtagattttcttattttgttgGGTTCAATGGCCCCCACCTTACTCTATGTGGCTCCGCCACTGTATGGGACGGCTTAAACTGCAGCAACACGGATATCACTACACCACCAAGAATCATTCATTTGTAAGTCATAAGTTCACTAGTACACACGCTCTATATTATCTGTTAGTATAAGCCGTAATCAATGATCATTCACACTTTTCAATGTGTTTTTGGACGTATCACCAGAAACTTGTCATCAAGTGGTCTAATTGGAACCATAACGGATGTCATTCAGAATCTTACATTACTAGAAACTCTGTAAGTAATGTAACCAGTGTTGATATATGGAGGCAGCAAATTGTTATAGGTATTCGTTTTTTCTTACTGAAAATCTTGAAAACACTAGGGACTTGTCCAATAATAATTTGATTGGAGAGGTGCCAGACTTTTTAGGCAACATGAAATCTTTGGTGTTCATGTAAGTTTCCATTTAGATATTTCggtaatatttttcaaattccaTCTCAATTCAATTTCATGTATGCGTATATATGTCCAAAGTTTGTTCCTCTTTTTTTAACAGAAACATAAGCATGAATGATCTTAGTGGTTTGATTCCTCAGGCTCTTCAGAGGAAAGGACTAGAGTTATTGTGAGAAacttttcaaaatctaaaaaaaaatcagttattgTCCAAAACCCATATCTGTAACTAATGTCttgaaaacaaaactttgttgtGTTTTATAGTTCTCAAGGGAACCCGAGACTTTGTCTCTCTGGTTCATGCCTACCTCCGAAACCCAAGCCATTTCCGGTGGCAATTGTCGCATCAGTAGCATCTGTGGCCATAATTATCGTTGCTGTTTTGGTACTTACTTTTGTTTTAAGAAAGAAAAGGCCGTCAATTGTGGGAGGTAACTTGCAAAGCAATCCAactagattttagtttttatccgCTAACGTTGTTCTTATCCACAGCTCAACAACGACAGCCAAGTATATCGTCTGTGAATGTTACGTATACAAATTCACCTGTTTCATCAATCCAAACCAATAAAAGAAGTTTTACATATTCAGAGGTCCTTAATATGACAAACAACTTCCAAAGGGTTGTTGGGGAAGGAGGATTTGGTATTGTCTACCACGGTACTCTATATGGTTATGAACAAGTAGCTGTTAAGCTCCTTTCTCAATCATCAACTCAAGGCTATAAGCAATTCAAGGCAGAAGTATgcataacttcttttttttttttttaaggtttgAGTATTCTTAGGATCACAAGCTTATGgtctttgtgtgtgttttctaCATGGATAATTAGGTTGATCTTCTTATGAGAGTTCACCACACCAATTTGGTAAACCTGGTAGGATACTGTAACGAAGGAGATCACTTGGCTTTGATATACGAGTTTGTGTCAAATGGGGACTTAAGACAGCATCTGACAGGTAAacttaaaatgacatttttatatGTAGCAATAGCTCGTGAAACTATTATATAAATGGATCTATTTATTTAACATACAGGGAAaggaggtagatctattatcaACTGGAGCATTCGGCTACAAATAGCTGTGGATGCTGCATCAGGTTCGTTCTAAGCTAAGCCATAGACCAAATGATTATTTCTTCCATTTTTCAAGCTGTTATAGATGAATCCATTCCTTAGGTTTGGAGTACTTACACATTGGGTGCATACCACCAATGGTTCATAGAGATGTCAAAACCACAAACATATTGTTAGACGAGCAGTTTAAGGCCAGGCTCGCTGATTTTGGGTTGTCCAGATCTTTTCCAGTAGGAGATGAATCTCATGTTTCGATGATGATTGCTGGTACTCCTGGATACCTTGATCCCGAGTAAGGATTGTTAGTTAACATCACAACATGctggaaaatgtttttttttctcttcttcttcagtggttgaataatatgtttAGATAACAGTATACCATTTTCATTGCCTTGCAGATATTACCGTACAAATCGGTTGACCGAGAAGAGCGACGTGTACAGCTTCGGGATTGTGTTACTAGAGATGATCACAAACCAACCCGTGATTGACCAATCCCGTGAAAAGTCTCACATAACAGAGTGGGTCGGGTTAGAGGTAAATAGCGGAGATATTAGGAGTATCATGGATCCAAACCTTCAAGAAGACTACGACTCTGATTCTGCATGGAGAATTTTTGACTTGGCAATGTCATGTGTAAATCCTTCTTCCAAAAGACGCCCAAGCATGTCTCAGGTTGTTGTCGAACTGAAGGAGTGTCTTGAATCTGAAAAATCGAGGAGAAATATGAGTAGAGGCAGGATGGACTCTCATAGATCGGCTGAAGTTACCGTGCTCGTTGATACTGAGATGTTTCCTATAGCTAGATAGGACGACTCTTTAGGAAAAGAACCTACATGTGTTGTGTAATAAGCTTTTGGATATAGAAGTATTGCCCAAAAGGATAAAACAAATATTCTATTTTCACTATTTCTGAGTAAGATTTAAGAATTGAAACATGAGCTTGGCCACTTGGATGGCTCCTGGGGAAAAGGGATGGCGTCCTCTGTGTTAGCTTGCTAGTTTTATCTTCTTGTAATTCTAACTAGACTTTgacccgcgcgcctgcgcgggtgtatattttgaaaaatatgttgatatttgtttttcatgtaattattaggatttaaaaaaatgaatccgaggaacatgaccgataccgatccaaaaatatagtatcaaacccgaacataaattgattaaatattctaattattcaaaattttgttatttagagaaccgaatctgatccgaaccgaagtattcgggtacccaaatttatctaaaatggatttatatacttatatataaaaattatttttagatttaacgtatataaaacatcaagaatgatagttttaaattggtttaaatacttgaaaatatatatagatagtcaaaagtaaatatctgaaatagttaaagtatgctcaaatcaccaaaaatacataaaataattattgatttcgtatccaaaattttaaatcaagccaattgatatgttaagcttaggtattctgacatatgttattcaaatttatacgtaatatattattttatttatacattttgagaaatttaaaatctataatgatttaaaactttaaaaataatttaaattagttatccaaacccaaaccaaacccgcaaagttctgaatcgaactcaaaccaaaatttagaaacattctaataaggctgaaatctttgaccccgaaaacccgaaatgCAAACCGATCAGAATCAAACCCGTATAGGTACccaaaagcccatccctagtcattattatatatcgtattttgtcatcatataattaatcgtattttatatgtaccatcacataagtaatcatataattaatagtattttatacataccatcatataaataataacatatattatattttaaaacttaatatgaaatataaaaatcataatttgagttggtatttcaaattgggctttgtattgtatttttcttttatatattgacaatatttttttataatggttattgaaaaatagtttagtaaaaatccatttttgaatatatgtatctttttgaatcaatttttgatataaatcaactttgcattattattttgatttgaaatatgtatataaagtttaaattttgtttaatggttagtttagaaaagaaaaaaatttaggcaattagattgacccattttggtatattttaaaactggcctagatagatagtttcttataatatgataatatgatgaattttcaatttttttaaaaaacataag
Above is a window of Brassica napus cultivar Da-Ae chromosome A10, Da-Ae, whole genome shotgun sequence DNA encoding:
- the LOC106420505 gene encoding probable LRR receptor-like serine/threonine-protein kinase At5g59680 is translated as MDSSLGLLLVTITFAFIYIGHAQDQEGFISLDCGLPANELSPYSDTYTRLSFSSDENFIQSGKIGRIQANQESEFGKPYRTLRYFPNGTRNCYNLSVEKGRNHLIRAYFIYANYDGFDINPNFDLYLGPNLWDTIDLQEQVNGRRAEILHIPISNSLQICLVKTGTTTPFISTLEIRPMGNDTYITDSGSLKFFFRRYLTESENFIRYPSDIYDRVWLPYFQREWTQISTTFQVNNSNNGYAPPKAALTTAATPTNSSAPLTIQWNSSNVNNQYYFYRHFAEIQELQTNETREFNIVWNGEVIHSLFTPPKFIAFTIYSASPRTCEGGECSLQLTRTNRSTLPPLLNAIEVYTVIQFPQSETNEIDVIAVQNIKTTYGISRISWQGDPCVPQQFIWDGLNCSNTDITTPPRIIHLNLSSSGLIGTITDVIQNLTLLETLDLSNNNLIGEVPDFLGNMKSLVFINISMNDLSGLIPQALQRKGLELFSQGNPRLCLSGSCLPPKPKPFPVAIVASVASVAIIIVAVLVLTFVLRKKRPSIVGAQQRQPSISSVNVTYTNSPVSSIQTNKRSFTYSEVLNMTNNFQRVVGEGGFGIVYHGTLYGYEQVAVKLLSQSSTQGYKQFKAEVDLLMRVHHTNLVNLVGYCNEGDHLALIYEFVSNGDLRQHLTGKGGRSIINWSIRLQIAVDAASGLEYLHIGCIPPMVHRDVKTTNILLDEQFKARLADFGLSRSFPVGDESHVSMMIAGTPGYLDPEYYRTNRLTEKSDVYSFGIVLLEMITNQPVIDQSREKSHITEWVGLEVNSGDIRSIMDPNLQEDYDSDSAWRIFDLAMSCVNPSSKRRPSMSQVVVELKECLESEKSRRNMSRGRMDSHRSAEVTVLVDTEMFPIAR